The DNA segment TTAATTGCTTCGCACAGTTGAGTTGCCACCCGGTCTTTAAACACGTACCCGCTAGCACCCGCCTGCATCGCCCGAAACACCCATTCGTCTTCCCGGTGTCCTGAGAGAACTAACACTTTCCCCTTATAGGACATTTCTCCCAAACCGATCAAGGCAGTAATTCCATCTCCAGGGGGCAATTCCATATCCAGCAAAATCATCGCTGGCTTTTGCTCAGCGGTTAATTTTAATGCTTGCTCTACAGAAGCCGCCTCACCAACAATCTCAAATCGAAAAGCTCCGTTATTACTCAAGAAGTCAAGTAGAGTCCGTATCCCCGCTCGAAAGCGCGGTTCATCATCCACGAGCAGAATTGAAACTGGCGGTTGTGCAGACATTTTAGATCGCCTCAATGCGACTGTTCGTTTTAATTGCTATCGAGGTAGGGTAAAAGAAAATTGTGCCCCACCAGAAGGCAAGTTTTCTACCCAAATGGTTCCTTGATGGTCGAGGATAATTTTTTTAGCGATCGCCAAACCCAACCCCGTACCCCCTGGACGTTTAGAATAAAAAGGTGTGAATACTTGTTTCAAGTCTTCTTCAGAAAGTCCGGAACCGCTATCAGAAACTTCAATAATCACTTCAGATTGAAAGACTTGCCAATTACAAGTAATCATTCCTCCCGGCGGGCTAAAATGAACTGCATTACTCAATAGGTTGTCAAAGACCTGTTTCATCTGCCATCGATCTCCCGTCAGCGTGACCGGCTTCTCTGGATAGCGGATATGCAGTTGTTTCTCTTCTAACCAAGGTTGCAGACCTTGGATACTTTCAGCCAATGTTTTCCTCAGCTCATAAGGTGCTACCTGTAGTTTTGCCTGTTGTCCGCAGTAAACCAAATCCGTTAAGTTTTCAATTAACTCATTCACAGTTTCGCGAACAATCCCAGCCTGCTCTTGCAAGCAGCCGGATGGCAACCCTAAACATAAATTTTCGGCGTAAAGACTAATCAGTGCCAAGGGATTTCGCAGTTGATGTTCTGTACGACCTAGCACTTGCTCAAGTAACTGAATCTCAGTTTTTTGACGAGAACATTCGCGAGACATCAGCAGGTAGTGACTCAGTAATTGAGCCTGTTTCTCTACGCCTTGCTGTTGCAGCAAAGAAAGCGGATTTTTACTCCATAACAGCAAATACCCAGCTTCTTTGGCTTTCTGCTCGCTGAGAGGGCAAACGTAAGTGTTGTAGCTACAAGCGGCGTCAGCAGATGCACTTTTAGCACACTTGGTGACTTCGCTCAACTTCAGCACAGGGAGGGAATCTTCCCACTGCACCTCAGCGAAAAATTTGGGCAACTCTGCGTAATTTCCCTGGCGTTCGTCTGGATAGTAGGCTACTAATTGACGCTTTTGGGTATCTGAATCTTGGTAGACAATCCAGGCTGCTACAACAGGTAGTTGTGCGGCTATCTGTTCGAGATGGAGCTTGCAAATACTCCTAAGATCGGCACGGTACGGTGTACCTACCGAACCGAGTGTGGAGGAAGGTGGATGCACCTGTACAGCAAACCGTTTTATTCCAACCTTCATCTGTAACTCCCCGACATACAGGATATTTCAGTAATGTTGAATCGGATGTAGGCACCACTGACTTTTTACTTTGCAGAGTTTGTCATCTTCCGCAAGAAATAAATGACAAATCTAGCTTAGTCGGGGATTTCAGTCTTTATCCGTATTTACACACATTTTTTAAAGTTTCGACCAAAGTCTAATAAACACTCTGGGGTTGTGTTTCTAATCTAGACCTATACAGCCTAAACACCCAGTCTTATGATCCCTGCTACTGCCCAGACTTTGGCAGAAATCCTGGCTGAGGGGATTTCCCTGCTCAGTACAGAGCAAATTGATTTCAACCACCCTGGTAGGCGGGAGGATGTAAGACCAGTACTGAACCTGTTCTGCTACAACATCGGGGAAAACAGTCAGGTAGACCACAGGATTAACCAGGAAAAACCGCATCCACCCACTTTTGGGAAGTATTCCCCGTTATGGTTTGACATTTCGTTCCTAGTCAGTGCCTGGGATCATACTGCCCTAGGAGAACAGCGTCTGCTGTCAGAAGCATTGATGCTGTTGTTACGTTACCGCTGGCTACCAGAAGAATTGCTCGCTCCTTCATTACGGGGTTATGGCAGCTTATCAATGACCATTTCTGCTGTCGGGCTTATTGATGCCGTCGCTCTATGGCGTGCGCTGGGGGTTCCATTACGTCCAGCTTTATATGTAACCGTGACAGTTCCCTTTAACCGACTAGGACAAGGAGAACCGAACACACCTATAGAAGTAGTAGGGAATGGGGTAGTTCGTAGTAGGTCGTAACTAATTACCTCCTACTCTAGGGGCGACCTGGTGGGTCGCCCCTACCGATTCCCAATTACCAATTACCGATTACCCACCACTAATCAAGGAAGACTACGCTATGCCAATGGATTATTTTGCTCCTGGTGTCTACGTCGAAGAAGTAGACCGTGGCAGCCGCCCGATTGAAGGGGTGAGTATGAGTGTTGCTGGGTTTGTTGGCTTTACCGAGGATGTCCGCGGTGATGCCGAACTGTTCAAACCCATGATGATCACCAATTGGAGCCAATTCCTAGAGTATTTTGCCAAACAAGGCTCCGATGGTTACACAGACTTCAACGCCTACCTCCCCTTTGCCGTCAATGGCTGGTTTATGAACGGTGGTGGACGTTGTTGGGTGACTAGCATTGGTACCAAACTCCCCGGTTCACAACCACCGCCACTAGAAGAAACAGCCACGAAGCTCAGAACCTCTGGAAATCGTCCCTCTTTAATGTTTGCCATTAAGCCATCCGAAGGCGAAGAAGATGGCAGCTCCGCTCTTGCCCTACCCGGCGGACGAGTTAATGTTTCAATCCTCCCCGATGAACCTAAAGCCCCGGAAGATCCAGAGGCAGAACCCCCACTCAACACAGGTGAATACTTTAAAGTCATTGTTAGTAGCGGTGGCGAGAAACTCGAAGAGTACAGCCACCTGACAATGAACCCGGATGTCGAGGCACAAGTGGGTACCTATGCCGTCACTGCGATCAATGAAGGGATTGGCGACCAGCAGGCATCTCAATTTTTGTCCGTCACCGATATGTCCACCAGCGGACAACCCCTGTCCCGGCGACCTGTCAACGGCACCTATGAAGTCAGCCCTCCACCCGTCATTTCCAGCCCTGAGCGCTTTCCACGGGATGTGAATGGGGTGCGCGATGACCGCACGGGCGTCCAAGGGATTTTTGAAATTGACGAAGTTTCCATGATTGCCTGCCCCGACCTAATGCTGGCATACCAACGCGGTCTGCTGGATTTGGATCAGGTTCACGGCATCATGGAAATGATGGTTAGTATGTGCGAAAACAACGCACCCAGCCCCAACTACCGCATGGTTGTTCTCGACCCACCACCTTGCAAGGGAGGTGGCGATCCTGTACCCCCTGAGCAACAAAAGCCTCAGCACGTCGCTCAGTGGTTAAGTAACTTCAATCGTCGTTCTATGTTCGGGGCATTGTATTATCCCTGGATTAAAGTGGCGAACCCACGCAATGCCGGACGACCGATTTTGGTTCCTCCCTGCGGTCACATGATGGGGATTTGGTGCCGTACCGATGAGACTCGTGGCGTTTTTAAAGCACCCGCTAACGAAGTTCCTCGCGGTGTCCTGGGTCTAGCCTACGAGACTAACTTCCGCGAACAGGAACTGTTGAACCCTGTGGGGATTAACTGTATCCGCAACTTCGCTAACTACAACCGAGGCTTCCAAGTTTGGGGCGCACGGACTCTGGTAGAACCCGCCAATGTCCAATGGCGCTATATCAGCGTCCGCCGTCTGATTAGCTACATCGAGCGCTCGATTGAAATCGGTACCCAGTGGGTTGTGTTTGAGCCTAACGATCAAGATTTGTGGGCGCGAGTTACCCGCACCGTTAGCAATTTCCTCGAACGGCTATGGCGTGCAGGGGCGTTGTTTGGCGGTTCGCCTGGTGAATCTTTCTACGTCAAGTGCGATGCCAGTATCAATACCCACGAGACAATCATGCTGGGTCGTCTGTATGTCGAAATTGGCGTTTGCCCAGTCCGACCAGCGGAATTTGTGATCTTCCGCATCAGTCAGTGGTCTCCTAACCAATAGGTTAAAGTCCTCAGTTTAGATATCAGCTCTCAGGCTGATATCTAAACTAATATTGAAAAAATTTGTAAGGAGGTTTTGAACAATGGCGATTATTACCGTTGAGAATTTTGAATTAGAAATTAAGGGAGTCGGTGACGGTTTACAGTTTAAAAGTGTTGACTTACCAGCATATAAGACTGACGTTCAACACGGTGATGCCCTAATGTCTGGTGCCAAGGGTTCTGTACGGCAGACGCTTACTAAGAAAAGGGAGGCAGCGGTTCAAATCACCGTAGTAACCCTAGCGAGTGGAGATGCAAAGAGTACTAGCTCGTTGATGCGAAAGTGGCTGTTACAGTGTATGCCGAAGGCAGAGGATGGTGGCGGCTTTCCTACAAGTGCCAGAATGGCAGAAGGCGTAATTAAATCTTATAACTCAGCCGGAGAAATGGTAGATTCGTGGAAGATGAGCGGAGTTTGGATTTGTAAATATCAAATCGGAAAACTCAGTGCCGAAGGCGGATTGCTAGAAGAAACTTTTACGCTACAGGTTGACCAGTTCGATCCAGCTTGATCTATTTAAGTCTGGGCGTTTGACCCAATCCTCTTAATTTAAATTGGTTTGCAATCTGCAAACCCCAAAGTCATTCTTTTGTAATTGATTGGAAGGTTATTTATGGCTGATGCCGTTGAATTGCTATCTAGTGATAACTTCGATGTAGCAATTGGTGATATCAAAGACATCATTGTCAAAGAAGTCAGTGGGATGTCAGTAGAAATGTCCCCAAAGGGTGCTGATAATGCCATCGGTTCTGGCCCGAAGGGAAAATCTCTGGTTCTTAGTGTTCCAAGTCAACCGAAGTATGGCGAGATAACGCTCGTTTTGGTGCCAGGAGCGCATCAGGGTGGAAATGACGATAAGCTGTGGACGTGGTACAAGGATTGCGCCTCGAAAGCTAACCTTGGGGAAGCAGCAAAAGCGCGAACCTTACGTAAAGAAATGACAATTAATGTCTATTACTCTGGTTCAGATCAGAAGGTAGGGTTAACGTACAGCTTTGTAGGGGTGCTTCCCAATAGTTTTGATGTTCCTAAGCGGGACGCAGGGAGTAGCGAACTAGAGACTTGGACGCTTAAGCTTAACTATGAGCGGATGAAGTTTACTGTATCTGCATAGAATGAATCCTCAAGGCAACTCCCTGTAAAACTGCGCTGGTGAGGTGAGATGCGATCGCAGTCTTATTCACCAGTCATTGATTATCAGCTTGAAAGCTCATTGGTTGTAAGGTGGTATCAACTGTGACAGACTTCCCTGAAATCCTCACTACTTGCCGATTTTTTCTAGAACTAAAACTCAATGGCAGCAATGATGCAGTAGACGGCTACTTTATGGATTGTAGCGGTTTTAAGTCTACCCAACAGGTGATAGAAATCTCTGAGGTGACACCTCAGAAGTGGGGAAAAGATGGAGAGTCGAAGGGTCGAATTGTCACTACAAAAATTCCGGGTAAGGTTAGTTACAGCAATATTACTCTGCGCCGGGGTCTGACTTGTTCGATGACGTTATGGAACTGGATTCAAGCTGTGCAGGATGGAGACTGGGCTGAACAAAGACGAGATGGTTCTTTGGTGATTTATAATCAAGCGGCGGAAGAACAGTTTAGATTTGAGTTTCAACGGGCGTGGCCTACTAGCTATAAAATTTCTGATGTGAATGCGGCTGGGGGTGAGCTGGAGATTGAAGAAATAGAAATGACAGTTGAACAGTTAAAACGGATTCAAGTAGCAAGGAATGATTCAAACTGAGTTTGAATTTACTTTACCGAAGGGATACCTTGATGCGGATGGCAATCTGCATCGCAAAGGTGTAATGCGTTTGTCGAGGGCGATGGATGAGATTGTCCCTTTGCGAGATCCGCGTGTTAAATCAAATCCTGCCTACGCTACAGTGATTATTTTGTCTCGCGTGATTGTCCGCTTGGGAGCGTTGGAGGAGGTCACGCCTTCAGTTGTTGAAGGCTTTTTTGCGTGTGATCTGAATTATCTCCAGAAATTTTATCGTCAAATTAATGACCTAGAACAGGAAAATGCAGGATTGAAAGAAGCCACAAACCCTCCTGCAAATTCTGCACTAGCTTCTGATTCCGAGTAACCCGACGAGATGGACAGCGATCGCATCCAAACAGAATTTGAATTTGTCCTCCCTAGAGGATTGGTCGATGCTCAAGGGGGCGTTCATCGCCAGGGGGTGATGCGCCTGGCAACGGCAAAAGATGAAATGTGCGTCCAAAAAGACCGGGGCGTTCAGGATAATCCAGCTTATGGAGTCTTGGTGATGTTCTCGCGGGTGATTACCTGTATCGGCACTGTAACAGAGGTAACGCCTACGCTGTTGGAGGGTCTTTTCTCGCGGGATTTGGCATATTTGCGGGAGTTTTACAATCGCATTAACCAGGAGGGGGAAGCTTACATTCCGGTTCAGTGTCCCCAGTGCAATCGTCAATTTCAGGTGGAGCTTTCTCTATCGGGGGAATTCTAGGCTACCCCTCGGATATACTACGCCAAGAGGTAGCCTTGATAGCGTTCCACTTTCACTGGTCTTTAGAGGATATCCTCAATCTGGAACATCGCGATCGCCGGGATTGGGTGACAGAAATTAGTCAGCTGATGCAACCAGAATAAAGAAGGAGCAAGGGTCAAGCCCTTACCCCTAACTCACTGCAATGCTTTCCTTTACGGTGTTGGTTTCTGAGTGATATCTACTATTAAGGGTTCTTTAGCCACTGTGCCGAGATTAACTGACTTTAACAAGTCTTGCCAATCGGTCTCTAAGGTTAAATCGCTAGGATTGGCGTTACGTAAGTCAGCTAGAGATGAAAGAGTGTCAAGCCACATCCCAGCATCTGCATAGATTGCTGGGCGATCGCGCGGTGCTGCTTTCTGTAAGGCATTTCTCAAAACGGAACTTGGTTGGACTCGTTGAATCCACCCTTCTACAACAATATCTGCCCCCCGATCTTCGGGGTCGCAAATCACTGATAACGACCAACGGTATGTTTTGCCAACAACCAGCGGTGGTGCATCCTTTTGAGGAAGGCTAACACTAACAACACCTCCCACATTTGGAATCGGCAATGTTGTTTCGTATTTTACCTGCTCACTGGTTTCCCCGTTATACAGAATAAACTCTGCTTCCTGAACGGAAGCTTCAGGAAGAGCAACAAATAAAGTCGGATGAGCAGCTACAGTTAATCCTATATTTGTGCTGGGCAACAATGCCATGAGCGACTTTCCTTCGGCAGCGCAGGTGCTGCTACCACGCGATGCTCCGGGTTCTCTAGTCCGGGGTGCCCCAACCCTTCTTGGCAGCCTAAATTTTAGGCGACCTGCTACACGCATTTCTCTGCGGTTCAGGCTGGGTTGTTGAATCGGTTGGCTTTTTGTGGTGGCGGTGGCTGGAAAGCTGGTAGCGATCGCACTAAGCCCCACCAACAAGGCTAAGGAGAGTGTTGTGAAATACACAGAATACTTATTCACCATAATCTTTTAGTTGTTGCAGTGGGTTTACCTGGCGAACAGCGATCGGAGCGCATACAAGGGGAAGAAACTACTTCTCGAAGCGATCGCCTCTATGAGGCATCGTACTTCGTAAAATAAACTCGACCGCGACCGTAGCGGTTTTAGACAAAGACTCTTTTATCTTCAACAAAGTTTCCGATTTTTCCAGACAAGTCTCTAGAAATCAATTATTTATTTTGTCAGATTTATTGCCTCAGTGGGCACTTGAAAGCTCCGGTTTTTGCTTAGCACAAAATTTGATGCTATAACTACTATAAAATTATCTCTCAAATCGTCACTTTTTCTTTGAATACCAAAAAAATATCTATTTATCTAGTTTTTTTTCAAAAACTTCATGAAGTTTTGTAGGCAATTCATTCTTTGATTTTCAACAGCTCACTGGTCTGTTTAAACAATTTTTAAAGGCAAAAGGATATAGATAAATTCTTAATCTTAAATTCCTCTTTTAAAGTTACATGTTGAGCGAAAATAAGAACTCTAGCCCCTAGAGAGGAGGCGTCAATTATATGGTTTCTCGGCTTAGTTCAAAGATTCGCTCCCTGCTGTCAAATACAAGCAACCTACGCACAGCAGCTTTAAATTTTGGGGGACAAGTCGTTCTCACCAGTGTTGTGGCAACAAGCTTGGTCGTGGGAGCGAGGCAGATAGGGATACTTCAGGGACAAGAGCTGGGTGCTTTTGACCAGCTGACTCGGATGCGTCGTGATGAAGGTCCAGATAATCGCCTGTTGCTGGTGGAGATTACTGAGGGAGATATCCAAACTGAGAAAGGGTGGCCTATCTCGGATGCCACAATTGCCAAAGCGTTAGAGAAACTAGAGCAGTATGAACCGAGAGCCATCGGTATAGATATTATTCGGGATGTTCCGGTCAAAGAGGGGAATGCCAATTTATTGAAGATCCTCAAAGGAAGCGATCGCATTATTACGATCTGCCAACTCAGTGATGGTAAACAGGCAGGATTTCCGCCACCGCCTGGAATCTCACCAGACCAAGTGGGATTTGCTGATTTCGTCAAAGAACCTGATGGATGGGTTCGCCGCAGTCTCTTAGTGGCAAATCCTCCAGTCCCGAACGCTCCCTTAGAGAACCCCCATCTTTGTAGCGATCCCGAAGAGCAACTCACCTCCTTGGATTTGACCCTAGCACTCATGTACCTGCAAGCTGAGGGAATCGAAGCAGAACCTTCAGATGACGGGAACCTGAAGATCGGTTCCACTCTCTTCAAAAGCCCCGATCCGAATGCTGGCGGATACCGGAACGCCGACACGGAAGGGTTGCAGATGTTGATTAACTACCGTTCGGCAAATCTGCCTGCCCAAAAGATAACGCTCACAGATGTACTCAAGGGCAAGATCGATCCGGCTTTAGTCAAAGATCGGGTTGTTTTAGTTGGCTACACCGCAGTCAGCGTGAATGACGACTTCAACACGCCCTACAGTGCGGCTCAAGAAGGCACTCAGAAAATGCCCGGAGTGGTCATTCATGCTCAGGTTGTGAGTCAGATCCTCAGTGCAGTTCTGGATAAACGACCGCTATTTTGGTACTGGAGTGAGTGGGGCGAAATTGGATGGATTTGGGCCTGGTCGTTGGTGGGAGGCTTAGTGGCATGGCGGATTCGGCGTCCCTTGCTCTTGGTGATTGCGGGAGGAAGCGCGATCGCCCTCTTGTTTGGAACTTGTTATGTTTTGTTTCTCAAAGCAGGATGGATACCCCTCGTGCCCCCAGCATTGGCACTGGTGACAACGGCAGTCGGCGTCGTTTTGATAGATAGAGGATACGCCAAAGCCATCTATCAAGGCGTCAAAGGGTTTTTAAAAATCGATATTGAGATTGACCAGGAAAAGAAAGAACGCCAAGTAGCGGAAATTACAGAAAGTGACTACTTCCAAGAATTGCAGGAAAAGGCGAAAAATCTCAGGAGTCGAGAAAGTAAT comes from the Coleofasciculus sp. FACHB-1120 genome and includes:
- a CDS encoding phage tail protein, whose protein sequence is MTDFPEILTTCRFFLELKLNGSNDAVDGYFMDCSGFKSTQQVIEISEVTPQKWGKDGESKGRIVTTKIPGKVSYSNITLRRGLTCSMTLWNWIQAVQDGDWAEQRRDGSLVIYNQAAEEQFRFEFQRAWPTSYKISDVNAAGGELEIEEIEMTVEQLKRIQVARNDSN
- a CDS encoding CHASE2 domain-containing protein, which codes for MVSRLSSKIRSLLSNTSNLRTAALNFGGQVVLTSVVATSLVVGARQIGILQGQELGAFDQLTRMRRDEGPDNRLLLVEITEGDIQTEKGWPISDATIAKALEKLEQYEPRAIGIDIIRDVPVKEGNANLLKILKGSDRIITICQLSDGKQAGFPPPPGISPDQVGFADFVKEPDGWVRRSLLVANPPVPNAPLENPHLCSDPEEQLTSLDLTLALMYLQAEGIEAEPSDDGNLKIGSTLFKSPDPNAGGYRNADTEGLQMLINYRSANLPAQKITLTDVLKGKIDPALVKDRVVLVGYTAVSVNDDFNTPYSAAQEGTQKMPGVVIHAQVVSQILSAVLDKRPLFWYWSEWGEIGWIWAWSLVGGLVAWRIRRPLLLVIAGGSAIALLFGTCYVLFLKAGWIPLVPPALALVTTAVGVVLIDRGYAKAIYQGVKGFLKIDIEIDQEKKERQVAEITESDYFQELQEKAKNLRSRESNPSEKTTFKLKVERSEAAETTAETDYLQQLQQKGKSFRNRSNDGEAEATTESTVEIPETSETTTEIDYLQQLQQKGQELRNRSNDGEAEATTEPTVEIPEATQASQATETTAEIDYLQQLQKKGKKLRNRHHDGQAEAVAESNVEIPEVALASQITSPVEELSNQQDGQGEAAIEPNTSTPKVIQPNQEAEETEELDYFQQLQQRATLRNWEEDRRPQAATELNTSIPEVTPASQETESEELDYFQQLQQRANLRNSSSDGHAETTTESNSSTIEVLEASQEAELSEELDYFQQLQQRAKTVRSAETEST
- a CDS encoding Pvc16 family protein, which produces MIPATAQTLAEILAEGISLLSTEQIDFNHPGRREDVRPVLNLFCYNIGENSQVDHRINQEKPHPPTFGKYSPLWFDISFLVSAWDHTALGEQRLLSEALMLLLRYRWLPEELLAPSLRGYGSLSMTISAVGLIDAVALWRALGVPLRPALYVTVTVPFNRLGQGEPNTPIEVVGNGVVRSRS
- a CDS encoding phage tail sheath C-terminal domain-containing protein gives rise to the protein MPMDYFAPGVYVEEVDRGSRPIEGVSMSVAGFVGFTEDVRGDAELFKPMMITNWSQFLEYFAKQGSDGYTDFNAYLPFAVNGWFMNGGGRCWVTSIGTKLPGSQPPPLEETATKLRTSGNRPSLMFAIKPSEGEEDGSSALALPGGRVNVSILPDEPKAPEDPEAEPPLNTGEYFKVIVSSGGEKLEEYSHLTMNPDVEAQVGTYAVTAINEGIGDQQASQFLSVTDMSTSGQPLSRRPVNGTYEVSPPPVISSPERFPRDVNGVRDDRTGVQGIFEIDEVSMIACPDLMLAYQRGLLDLDQVHGIMEMMVSMCENNAPSPNYRMVVLDPPPCKGGGDPVPPEQQKPQHVAQWLSNFNRRSMFGALYYPWIKVANPRNAGRPILVPPCGHMMGIWCRTDETRGVFKAPANEVPRGVLGLAYETNFREQELLNPVGINCIRNFANYNRGFQVWGARTLVEPANVQWRYISVRRLISYIERSIEIGTQWVVFEPNDQDLWARVTRTVSNFLERLWRAGALFGGSPGESFYVKCDASINTHETIMLGRLYVEIGVCPVRPAEFVIFRISQWSPNQ
- a CDS encoding HAMP domain-containing sensor histidine kinase, with translation MKVGIKRFAVQVHPPSSTLGSVGTPYRADLRSICKLHLEQIAAQLPVVAAWIVYQDSDTQKRQLVAYYPDERQGNYAELPKFFAEVQWEDSLPVLKLSEVTKCAKSASADAACSYNTYVCPLSEQKAKEAGYLLLWSKNPLSLLQQQGVEKQAQLLSHYLLMSRECSRQKTEIQLLEQVLGRTEHQLRNPLALISLYAENLCLGLPSGCLQEQAGIVRETVNELIENLTDLVYCGQQAKLQVAPYELRKTLAESIQGLQPWLEEKQLHIRYPEKPVTLTGDRWQMKQVFDNLLSNAVHFSPPGGMITCNWQVFQSEVIIEVSDSGSGLSEEDLKQVFTPFYSKRPGGTGLGLAIAKKIILDHQGTIWVENLPSGGAQFSFTLPR
- a CDS encoding DUF928 domain-containing protein codes for the protein MVNKYSVYFTTLSLALLVGLSAIATSFPATATTKSQPIQQPSLNRREMRVAGRLKFRLPRRVGAPRTREPGASRGSSTCAAEGKSLMALLPSTNIGLTVAAHPTLFVALPEASVQEAEFILYNGETSEQVKYETTLPIPNVGGVVSVSLPQKDAPPLVVGKTYRWSLSVICDPEDRGADIVVEGWIQRVQPSSVLRNALQKAAPRDRPAIYADAGMWLDTLSSLADLRNANPSDLTLETDWQDLLKSVNLGTVAKEPLIVDITQKPTP
- a CDS encoding DUF6760 family protein; this translates as MLRQEVALIAFHFHWSLEDILNLEHRDRRDWVTEISQLMQPE
- a CDS encoding phage tail protein; translated protein: MADAVELLSSDNFDVAIGDIKDIIVKEVSGMSVEMSPKGADNAIGSGPKGKSLVLSVPSQPKYGEITLVLVPGAHQGGNDDKLWTWYKDCASKANLGEAAKARTLRKEMTINVYYSGSDQKVGLTYSFVGVLPNSFDVPKRDAGSSELETWTLKLNYERMKFTVSA
- a CDS encoding phage tail assembly protein, whose protein sequence is MDSDRIQTEFEFVLPRGLVDAQGGVHRQGVMRLATAKDEMCVQKDRGVQDNPAYGVLVMFSRVITCIGTVTEVTPTLLEGLFSRDLAYLREFYNRINQEGEAYIPVQCPQCNRQFQVELSLSGEF
- a CDS encoding response regulator transcription factor yields the protein MSAQPPVSILLVDDEPRFRAGIRTLLDFLSNNGAFRFEIVGEAASVEQALKLTAEQKPAMILLDMELPPGDGITALIGLGEMSYKGKVLVLSGHREDEWVFRAMQAGASGYVFKDRVATQLCEAINTVMKNEVYLSPEVAACFFRLFQFYAGRSHLSGRSIHLTEREREVLHWLVEGSSNEEIARRLYITVATVKAHLTAIFEKLSVTSRTQAIVKALKLGLVSA
- a CDS encoding phage tail protein, whose product is MAIITVENFELEIKGVGDGLQFKSVDLPAYKTDVQHGDALMSGAKGSVRQTLTKKREAAVQITVVTLASGDAKSTSSLMRKWLLQCMPKAEDGGGFPTSARMAEGVIKSYNSAGEMVDSWKMSGVWICKYQIGKLSAEGGLLEETFTLQVDQFDPA